The Rhodoferax ferrireducens T118 DNA segment ATGTGCATAGGCTGCGCCAAGCGCTCCGTATTGCAGGCTGGCATAAACCACAGCTGGCAAAGACACCAGCAGCAGGCTTGCCGACAGCAGCGTGTTGGCCTTGGGCTGACCCATGGCAAGAATGACCAGGTACATATTGCTCTGCAGCGCGCCGATCAAGCCGCACAATCCGATGATTTGCATGATGGGCACTGCCTCGCGCCACTGCGTGCCTAGCAACAGGCTGACCACCAGATCGGACAAGCAATACAGACCCACCGCAACCGGAAACGCTAGCAAGCTGATAATGCCAAACACCTCCAGAAAGCGCTCCCACAGCTCGTTGCGTGCCCCAGCAAGCCGCGCGTAGGCAGGGTAGACCGCACGGTTCAGCGGCGCAATCAGTTCGGTGGAGGGCATGGCCGCAATTTCGCTGGCGATGTTGTAAACCCCTAGGCCATGGCTGCCCACCGTGCGGCCCAAAACGAAGTCGGTCGAACGGCTGTGCAAGAACTGAATCAGGTTTGAGATGAAAATCCACTTGGAGAAGTGCAGTAGATCGCCATGCGCCGCCAGACTAAGTCGCGGCCGGTAGGGGTGCAGCCGGTAGCTGATGAAAACTGCCATCAGTTTGCCGCATACCATGCCACCAATTAGCGCCCAAAAACTCCGTAAGGTCAGGGCCAGGGTGATGGTGACGGCAGAGGCTGCCAGTCGCTTGGCCAGCAAGAATTTGAACTCCTTTCGAAAGTCAAGCTCCTTGCGGAATGCGACCGTGCCGATGTTCTCAAAGCCGCCGACCAAGGCGCCGATGGCCAACGCTGGCAGCATCAGTTCAAGCCGGGGCTCCCGGTAAAAACCCGCCGCTGGCACCGCCATGACCAGCAGCATGATTGATATGGCAACGCCGAATATCACATTGAAGGTCCATGCGGTGTCAAAATGGCTGCGTTCAGTGTTCTGGCGCTGGATGAGTGCAGATTCAAACCCGAACGCGCCCATCAACTCCAGCATCGCCACTACAGCCGTGGCCATGGCAACCAGCCCGAAGTCCGCCGGTGTGAGTACCCGTGCCAGCACCAGCGTGCTGATCAGGCCAACGCTCTTGTCGAGCAGCTTGAAGCTCATCATCCAGGCTGCGCCCTTGGCAATCTGGCGGCCGGTGGCGTGGTTAGTGGTCATGGAACGCGAGCCAGAGGTTTGATTCTGGAAAGTCTGTCGAAGACATCATCCATGGATCTGAGATGACTTGAAGGATGTTCTTTATTGTTGGCTTGCCTCGGGTGTGGGGCCATTTGCGGTCGGGTTTGCGCTATCAGTTGATTCATTGCTTGGTTCCGCCCATTTGCCAACGTGCTGCAATTGGTCACGCAAATCCGTTTTGGGAAATCCAAGCGAAATGGCTTTGTGAGCCTGAAGCAGGGCTTTGTCGTACTTCTTAAGGTCAAAATAGACCAAGCCTATGTTGTAGTGCGAAAAACCATTGTCTGCGGCCGCCACAGTGGCCAACTCGAGTTGCCGAATGGCTTCTGGCGTGCGTGCGTTTTTGGAGAGAAACGTGGCGTAGAGCATTCTTGCAATCGTGTCATCGGGGCGAAACCGCACGGCGCGTTCAAAATAACACTCCACCGAGTAGCCAGTGCCTTGCGGTTGCGGAGATTTCATTTTTTCACCGTAACGCATCATGGACATCAACGCTCGATGGTGATTGGGAGAGGCCCGCAGGGTGTAGTCAAGGTCGGGTCCCGGAAGGACGTTGGTACTGCCCCGGATCAGTGTTTCGACCTCAGGCGTGAAGTGATAGCGCTCAACGATACCCAATTTGGGCTTGTCGGTACGGTAATCGTAGGGACCATACCCGTTGGCGAGAGAGCCGCAAGCCGAATCGCCTGTTTGGGCGTGCCCCGGCACAGTGGCAAAGAGCGATATCAACAAGCCGACCAACTGGCAGACGAATCTATGACTGGAATTGAAGTGCATCAGAGATGGCTCCCCTTGGTTGAACAATATAACCGCCTCACAAATTTATAGCGGCCAGTTGACCGCCGCTCAAAAGGCAGCGCCCTGAACCCTGGATATACAAGCTTTCAAGCTACCATAGCCTACTGATGTAAG contains these protein-coding regions:
- a CDS encoding lipopolysaccharide biosynthesis protein, whose protein sequence is MTTNHATGRQIAKGAAWMMSFKLLDKSVGLISTLVLARVLTPADFGLVAMATAVVAMLELMGAFGFESALIQRQNTERSHFDTAWTFNVIFGVAISIMLLVMAVPAAGFYREPRLELMLPALAIGALVGGFENIGTVAFRKELDFRKEFKFLLAKRLAASAVTITLALTLRSFWALIGGMVCGKLMAVFISYRLHPYRPRLSLAAHGDLLHFSKWIFISNLIQFLHSRSTDFVLGRTVGSHGLGVYNIASEIAAMPSTELIAPLNRAVYPAYARLAGARNELWERFLEVFGIISLLAFPVAVGLYCLSDLVVSLLLGTQWREAVPIMQIIGLCGLIGALQSNMYLVILAMGQPKANTLLSASLLLVSLPAVVYASLQYGALGAAYAHFATALLGFVGIVMVFARVTGLPKRKLFEVMWRPLLASGAMALALRGAVALQHAKWPDVQPIMQLFALLPVGAFSYVVAVLTTWILARRPASAEQMLLKVLRGKILTILHPQLNSL
- a CDS encoding tetratricopeptide repeat protein — encoded protein: MHFNSSHRFVCQLVGLLISLFATVPGHAQTGDSACGSLANGYGPYDYRTDKPKLGIVERYHFTPEVETLIRGSTNVLPGPDLDYTLRASPNHHRALMSMMRYGEKMKSPQPQGTGYSVECYFERAVRFRPDDTIARMLYATFLSKNARTPEAIRQLELATVAAADNGFSHYNIGLVYFDLKKYDKALLQAHKAISLGFPKTDLRDQLQHVGKWAEPSNESTDSANPTANGPTPEASQQ